Part of the Aquimarina sp. TRL1 genome, TAATGGTATTATCAAAATCCAGTGATTGCCCAATGTATAGTTCTGTTTGCCGATTAATAGCGGTATTTTGAGCTTTGCAGGAATGCATAAATAGCAAAGCGATCATTAATAGCAAGTAGCGAAGCATACCATTTATAATTGTTAGTTGCTACAAGATACATAAAAAAGAGGAGCTGTTTCTCCGGCAGATTTTATTTTATACCTCTTTCTTTTCGAATTTGATCATAAGCCATTTGTACTTGTCTGAACTTTTCTTCGGCTCCTTTTATGTGTACCGGATCCAAATGTTGTACTTTGTCGGGATGATATTTTTTTGCCATCGTACGAAATGCTTTTTTTATTTCTGCCTCCGAGGCATTCTTGTCTATCTCCAGAATTTTATATGCATGATCTTCAGTTTTGAAAAACATAGCTTTAATACTTTCAAAATCATTTGCACTTATTCTTAGAAAACCAGCTATTTTACGAATTTCTTCGGCTTCTGCACTACTGACATGTCCGTCTGCATTAGCAATGCCAAATAAAAAATGAACAATTTGTAATCTAGAAGCATACCGGGTTTTATGAGAAAGGTATAGGCAGATTCGCTGTGCAGAGACCTCCCTTTTTTTGATAACATCATTAAACGTTCTGAATGTCGCATTCGCTCTTTCTTTTCCATAGGCATTGACAAAATATTGACGAACATAATCAAGCTCTGTTTGATTTACTTTTCCATCAGCTTTAATCACAATAGAACAAAGAGATAGTAAGTTTAATTCAAAATCTCCGGGACTTACGGTTGTCTCATTAGAGAACACTTGTTTTATAGTCGCACTGTTTTTTCCTGTAACAGCGTCAATAAGACTACCGATGATAAACCCCAATATGGCTCCTGGGAAATTAAAGAAAGCATATCCTGCAAAGGCAGTAATCCATTTAAACATACATTGGTATTTTTTCGAGTGTAAAGATAGTAGTATTTTTTCCAGTGAAGGATAGTGCTACTTTGTAGAATAGGTAGAAAGATTGATGTTTTTGTTACATTGTAAGGAAGTTTCGGTTTTTTAATAAGAGAAAAAAACACTAACCTACCTCTTAAAGCAAATTAGTGTTTTTGTAAAATATGGTTGCTTGTAAGTAATAGTATTTTCGAATAGATATTAAGATTCTGTAGAGGGGTTTGTTGATTTTTTTTTAAGACCGGTTCTGTTGTCTACAACAAAGTTGTATTGTCCGGCAAGAATATTCATCTGATCTAATAAGATGTCATATTCAGGAGAGATAGCAAGAGTTGAACCTGCATGAATACGGGATACGAGATGTTTGTACGCATTGGTTGCTTTTTCTCTCAATTTGGAGATGTTAGAAGAAGAGTTCACAGCAGCAGAGCCAACACGGTCAATATATTTGGTAGAAAAATCAATATTTGTACTTTTTAGATCAGAAAGCCAATCTCCCAGCTTTAGAACTTGTACAGCAGCAATGAGATCTTCCTCTCTTTCCCAGTCAGTAATAATGCTATTGAGAACAGTGGTTTCTTCTTGAAAGCTCATGCGTTGTATATTGTTTCCGTGTAAGATAATATTGTCGTGTAGAGCTGTCGCTGCTTTTGAGATTTTCTTGTCAAAATGATATTTATAACTATCGGTTAAACCTCGTAAGCCGACAATAGCTCTGTCCCTTCGTTCGTCAAGGGCAAGGATATCTTTGGTCAATCCGTTTCCTTGACTTTTTAAAAAAGCAATTTCTATCTTGTCTATTAAGGGTAATAAATTATTTACATAATTTGTTAGTTGTAAAGCATTTGTGTCTTGCTCGTTAACTAATTCTAGAATATCTTTCATGTATTGTAGATATTCTCCGTTTCTATA contains:
- a CDS encoding TerB family tellurite resistance protein translates to MFKWITAFAGYAFFNFPGAILGFIIGSLIDAVTGKNSATIKQVFSNETTVSPGDFELNLLSLCSIVIKADGKVNQTELDYVRQYFVNAYGKERANATFRTFNDVIKKREVSAQRICLYLSHKTRYASRLQIVHFLFGIANADGHVSSAEAEEIRKIAGFLRISANDFESIKAMFFKTEDHAYKILEIDKNASEAEIKKAFRTMAKKYHPDKVQHLDPVHIKGAEEKFRQVQMAYDQIRKERGIK
- a CDS encoding DUF6261 family protein, which gives rise to MNSPYLHRYRNGEYLQYMKDILELVNEQDTNALQLTNYVNNLLPLIDKIEIAFLKSQGNGLTKDILALDERRDRAIVGLRGLTDSYKYHFDKKISKAATALHDNIILHGNNIQRMSFQEETTVLNSIITDWEREEDLIAAVQVLKLGDWLSDLKSTNIDFSTKYIDRVGSAAVNSSSNISKLREKATNAYKHLVSRIHAGSTLAISPEYDILLDQMNILAGQYNFVVDNRTGLKKKSTNPSTES